Proteins encoded together in one Micromonospora kangleipakensis window:
- a CDS encoding GNAT family N-acetyltransferase → MTWKEFGEEHLAALAGLAEACLAVDGGLPLFARTPLLRARLLQTRTLGDWHAGDLVAAVGVGTGRAPATATGLVHPAWRGRGLGGRLLDWAGEQAGDADLLVTTETWSPDAEALFTARGFARTFLEWVLRHDLDTLPDVPAPDGVRLEPAALGPELFDTYRASFAERPGFAAPEPDEWLGELRDDDGYRPELSLIARAADGTAVGFVNVIDDWIDQVGVVPGWRGRRAGAYLVAEALRGLAGAGAGAAWLCVNDDNPAAGLYRRLGFRDAGRRARYLRRARIR, encoded by the coding sequence GTGACCTGGAAAGAGTTCGGCGAGGAGCACCTCGCCGCCTTGGCCGGGCTGGCCGAGGCGTGCCTCGCCGTCGACGGCGGGTTGCCGCTGTTCGCCCGTACGCCGCTGCTGCGGGCGCGGCTGCTGCAGACCCGTACCCTCGGCGACTGGCACGCCGGTGACCTGGTCGCGGCGGTCGGGGTCGGCACCGGGCGGGCGCCGGCCACCGCCACCGGCCTGGTGCATCCGGCCTGGCGGGGGCGGGGGCTCGGCGGCCGGCTGCTGGACTGGGCCGGCGAGCAGGCCGGTGACGCGGACCTGCTGGTCACCACCGAGACGTGGAGCCCGGACGCGGAGGCCCTGTTCACCGCGCGCGGCTTCGCGCGCACCTTCCTGGAGTGGGTGCTCCGGCACGACCTCGACACCCTTCCCGACGTGCCGGCACCCGACGGCGTGCGGCTCGAACCGGCGGCGCTCGGCCCGGAGCTGTTCGACACCTACCGCGCGTCCTTCGCCGAGCGGCCCGGCTTCGCCGCCCCGGAGCCCGACGAGTGGCTGGGCGAGCTGCGCGACGACGACGGGTACCGGCCGGAGCTGTCGCTGATCGCCCGCGCGGCGGACGGGACGGCGGTCGGCTTCGTCAACGTCATCGACGACTGGATCGACCAGGTGGGCGTGGTGCCCGGCTGGCGGGGGCGGCGGGCCGGGGCGTACCTGGTGGCAGAGGCGCTGCGCGGCCTGGCCGGGGCCGGGGCGGGGGCGGCGTGGCTCTGCGTCAACGACGACAACCCGGCCGCCGGGCTCTACCGGCGGCTCGGCTTCCGCGACGCCGGCCGCCGCGCCCGCTACCTGCGCCGGGCCAGGATCAGATGA
- a CDS encoding winged helix-turn-helix domain-containing protein, with the protein MPIPPTMDELIKDLLKRIEVGEFQPGSQIPSTQELADHYDLSLSTIHRAVATLREQGVLVDRPGRGVFVAESTRP; encoded by the coding sequence GTGCCGATTCCGCCAACCATGGACGAGTTGATCAAGGATCTGCTGAAGCGGATCGAGGTGGGCGAGTTCCAGCCCGGGTCACAGATACCGTCCACCCAGGAACTGGCCGATCACTACGACCTGTCGCTCTCGACGATTCACCGGGCAGTGGCGACGCTGCGGGAACAGGGCGTGCTGGTTGACCGCCCGGGTCGCGGTGTCTTCGTTGCTGAGTCCACCCGCCCCTGA
- a CDS encoding TIGR03089 family protein — MAVHTPVPVPADAPRAADLPLLTYYDDATGERTELTAHQLGGWAARSAALLRDGCGLGPGSRVAVLLPPHWRTAAVLVGAWSVGMAVSFRPRATAGLPVLEPGGDLPYDVVFVTPERLDDWLEDVPDGAHRYLVGTRPGPLADVPVGWLDWSAEVLRHTDTPPDYGAIHPSDAATPDGTSYGEWAAVAKGIAEQLDLRADDRLLVDAAEHEQPLKWLLAPLAAGASVVICANLDRTRRDAVAAAEQVTRVL; from the coding sequence ATGGCTGTCCACACGCCCGTACCCGTTCCGGCCGACGCGCCGCGCGCGGCCGACCTTCCGCTGCTGACCTATTACGACGACGCGACCGGGGAGCGCACCGAGCTGACCGCGCACCAGCTCGGCGGCTGGGCGGCGCGCAGCGCCGCGCTGCTTCGCGACGGCTGCGGACTCGGCCCCGGCAGCCGGGTCGCGGTGCTGCTGCCGCCGCACTGGCGGACCGCCGCGGTGCTCGTCGGCGCCTGGTCGGTCGGGATGGCGGTCTCGTTCCGGCCGCGGGCCACCGCCGGGCTGCCGGTGCTCGAACCCGGCGGCGACCTGCCGTACGACGTGGTCTTCGTGACCCCGGAACGCCTCGACGACTGGCTGGAGGACGTGCCCGACGGGGCCCACCGCTACCTCGTCGGCACCAGGCCCGGCCCGCTGGCCGACGTGCCCGTGGGCTGGCTCGACTGGTCCGCCGAGGTGCTCCGGCACACCGACACCCCGCCGGACTACGGCGCCATCCACCCGTCCGACGCGGCCACCCCGGACGGCACCAGCTACGGCGAGTGGGCCGCGGTGGCAAAGGGGATCGCCGAGCAGCTCGACCTGCGGGCCGACGACCGGCTGCTGGTCGACGCCGCCGAGCACGAGCAGCCACTGAAATGGCTCCTCGCGCCCCTGGCCGCCGGCGCGTCCGTGGTCATCTGCGCCAATCTCGACCGAACCCGGCGGGACGCGGTGGCCGCCGCCGAGCAGGTCACCCGAGTTCTCTGA
- a CDS encoding DUF4267 domain-containing protein, whose protein sequence is MLSPLAYGLAVVISLLLVVIGARFLLQPEAAAAGYGVPAKPDGDRAYLTVKGLRDLTYGLLGLALIGFATPTAVAWYMLLGALEPLGDTVIVLRHGGTKAAAFGIHFATAVVVLLDAVLLFAL, encoded by the coding sequence ATGCTCAGCCCCCTCGCCTACGGACTCGCCGTCGTCATCAGCCTCCTCCTCGTCGTCATCGGTGCCCGGTTCCTCCTGCAGCCCGAGGCCGCCGCCGCCGGTTACGGCGTCCCGGCCAAGCCGGACGGTGACCGCGCCTACCTCACGGTCAAGGGTCTGCGCGACCTCACCTACGGCCTGCTCGGCCTCGCCCTGATCGGGTTCGCCACCCCCACCGCGGTCGCCTGGTACATGCTGCTCGGCGCGCTCGAACCGCTGGGCGACACCGTGATCGTGCTCCGGCACGGCGGTACGAAGGCCGCCGCCTTCGGCATCCACTTCGCCACCGCCGTGGTCGTACTCCTCGACGCCGTCCTGCTGTTCGCCCTGTAG
- a CDS encoding carboxymuconolactone decarboxylase family protein has translation MDARFNMFDNEIAMKFFKRFANAGMVIQQSPLPKSTQELVSLRASQINGCGWCIDMHTKEAVAEGESAVRLNLVAAWRESTVFTEAEQAALALAEEGTRLADAYQGVSDETWAQVRKHYDDDQIAALVSLVALINAANRLAVIVHQKGGSYQPGMFAAAFD, from the coding sequence ATGGACGCCCGATTCAACATGTTCGACAACGAGATCGCCATGAAGTTCTTCAAGCGGTTCGCCAACGCCGGCATGGTCATCCAGCAGTCGCCGCTGCCGAAGTCCACGCAGGAGCTGGTGTCGCTGCGGGCCAGCCAGATCAACGGCTGCGGGTGGTGCATCGACATGCACACCAAGGAGGCCGTGGCTGAGGGTGAGAGCGCCGTGCGGCTCAACCTGGTCGCCGCCTGGCGCGAATCCACCGTCTTCACCGAGGCCGAGCAGGCCGCGCTGGCGCTCGCCGAGGAGGGCACCCGGCTCGCCGACGCCTACCAGGGCGTCTCCGACGAGACCTGGGCGCAGGTGCGCAAGCACTACGACGACGACCAGATCGCCGCGCTGGTCTCCCTGGTCGCCCTGATCAACGCGGCCAACCGGCTCGCCGTGATCGTGCACCAGAAGGGTGGTTCCTACCAGCCGGGTATGTTCGCCGCCGCGTTCGACTGA
- a CDS encoding TetR/AcrR family transcriptional regulator — MAIRERRERERAERERAIVAAARELAESEGWDAVTTRRLAAQIEYSQPVLYSHFKGKDAIMAAVAVEGFGDLGRELAAARTAATDERQAVADVAAAYAAFAERRPALYDAMFTLAVDLPFASQDVPVDPARAFAELAETLRPVAGDDDLETFTETFWSGLHGLVTLMRSGRLRRTDHERRLALLVDRFAR; from the coding sequence ATGGCTATACGAGAGCGCCGCGAGCGTGAGCGTGCGGAACGGGAGCGGGCCATCGTGGCCGCCGCCCGGGAGCTGGCCGAGTCGGAGGGCTGGGACGCCGTCACCACCCGCCGGCTCGCCGCCCAGATCGAGTACAGCCAGCCCGTGCTGTACAGCCACTTCAAGGGCAAGGACGCCATCATGGCGGCCGTCGCCGTGGAGGGCTTCGGCGATCTGGGCCGGGAGCTGGCCGCCGCGCGTACCGCCGCGACCGACGAGCGGCAGGCGGTGGCCGATGTCGCCGCGGCCTACGCCGCGTTCGCCGAGCGGCGGCCCGCGCTCTACGACGCGATGTTCACCCTCGCGGTCGACCTGCCGTTCGCCAGCCAGGACGTCCCGGTCGACCCGGCCCGGGCCTTCGCCGAGCTGGCCGAGACGCTGCGGCCGGTCGCCGGCGACGACGACCTGGAGACGTTCACCGAGACCTTCTGGAGCGGGCTGCACGGCCTGGTCACGCTCATGCGCAGCGGCCGGCTCCGGCGTACGGACCACGAGCGGCGGCTGGCGCTCCTGGTGGACCGGTTCGCCCGCTGA
- a CDS encoding DivIVA domain-containing protein, with amino-acid sequence MRNLIRRLASRHDQRRPTENAGPLQGRLPLRPWQIRDRCFNVRRHGLDPVEIRAFLHRVADELTVAQTALVAVQEENVRIKNALRAWQSAQSANHRYR; translated from the coding sequence GTGCGCAACCTGATCCGTCGGCTGGCGAGCCGACACGACCAACGACGTCCGACGGAAAACGCCGGCCCACTCCAGGGTCGGCTTCCACTGCGGCCCTGGCAGATCCGCGACCGGTGCTTCAACGTCCGCCGGCACGGCCTCGACCCGGTCGAGATCCGCGCGTTCCTGCACCGCGTGGCCGACGAACTCACCGTCGCGCAGACCGCCCTGGTCGCGGTGCAGGAGGAGAACGTACGAATCAAGAACGCCCTGCGCGCCTGGCAGAGCGCCCAGTCGGCGAACCACCGCTACCGATGA
- a CDS encoding RNA polymerase sigma-70 factor — MVGTPQTAADDRPDPATEAFLAHRNLLFTVAYEMLGSAADAEDALQETWLRWAGVDLDTVRDRRAYLVRITTRQALTRLRTLGRRKESYVGPWLPEPLLTTPDVAEDVALADNVSMAMLLVLETLAPTERAVFVLREVFDLGYDEIAEAVDKSPAAVRQIAHRARAHVAARRPRQVVSAAETRHALDAFQRALETGDLQSLLDILAPDVVLLGDGGGVKQAVPRPIVGVDKVARLLAGGWGRIADITSLRPAQVNGHPALVVRLDGELDSVLALRIDDGLISGIYAVRNPEKLSHMARETALSR; from the coding sequence ATGGTGGGCACGCCGCAGACCGCAGCCGACGACCGCCCGGACCCCGCCACCGAGGCGTTCCTCGCTCACCGCAACCTGCTCTTCACCGTCGCGTACGAGATGCTCGGCTCGGCCGCCGACGCGGAGGATGCCCTCCAGGAGACCTGGCTACGGTGGGCCGGCGTCGACCTCGACACGGTCCGGGACCGGCGCGCCTACCTGGTCCGGATCACGACCCGCCAAGCGCTCACCCGGCTGCGTACGCTCGGCCGCCGCAAGGAGTCCTACGTCGGCCCCTGGCTGCCCGAGCCGCTGCTCACCACCCCCGACGTGGCCGAGGACGTCGCGCTGGCCGACAACGTCTCGATGGCCATGCTGCTGGTGCTGGAGACGCTCGCGCCAACCGAACGCGCGGTGTTCGTGCTGCGCGAGGTGTTCGACCTCGGGTACGACGAGATTGCCGAAGCCGTCGACAAGAGCCCCGCCGCGGTCCGCCAGATCGCCCACCGGGCCCGGGCACACGTTGCGGCGCGCCGGCCGCGCCAGGTCGTGTCAGCGGCCGAGACCCGGCACGCGCTCGACGCGTTCCAGCGGGCGCTAGAAACCGGCGACCTGCAGTCCCTGCTCGACATCCTCGCGCCGGACGTCGTCCTCCTCGGCGACGGCGGCGGAGTCAAGCAGGCCGTCCCGCGGCCGATCGTCGGGGTCGACAAGGTGGCCCGCCTGCTGGCCGGCGGCTGGGGCAGGATCGCCGACATCACGTCGCTGCGGCCGGCGCAGGTCAACGGCCACCCGGCGCTGGTCGTCCGGCTCGACGGCGAACTCGACAGCGTCCTGGCCCTGCGCATCGACGACGGCCTGATCAGCGGCATCTACGCCGTACGCAATCCCGAGAAGCTGTCCCACATGGCGCGGGAGACCGCCCTGAGCCGCTGA
- a CDS encoding low temperature requirement protein A → MTAGNSSDLLRDHAEPQRATYVELFFDVILVFALTRLSHTLFTDLTWLGALHTVILLAAFWWVWVFTAWTTDRLNPAQPAIQLVIIPIMLGTLIMAGAAPTAFGEDGMIFAATYVIIQVGRALFVTSALRRRPEVAIGSLQQLIWNCFAGVLWIAGALTEGTPRVVIWLLAAVLGYTMSRLDFRLPKLGPARITAQAVSAEHLAERYQQIMIIAFGESILAAGGQFAAFGFERDRVIAFVLAFTITALLWRIYFYRAGLLLPAVIAASAAPAFFSRSASYAHLVMAGGIVLSSVGDEIIINHPFAEANLVWSAVILCGPAIYLAGRARLDYLSFSKVAVSRVIGLLLLVVLSPVVAFLPPVLIAVVAVVILTAIATSDTISWRFRPSKPKPPPPGGPYRRR, encoded by the coding sequence ATGACCGCCGGCAACTCGAGCGACCTCCTGCGGGATCACGCCGAGCCGCAGCGCGCCACCTACGTCGAGCTCTTCTTCGACGTGATCCTCGTCTTCGCTCTGACCCGGCTGTCGCACACCCTGTTCACCGACCTCACCTGGCTCGGCGCTCTGCACACCGTGATCCTGCTCGCCGCGTTCTGGTGGGTCTGGGTCTTCACCGCTTGGACCACGGACCGCCTCAACCCTGCCCAGCCCGCGATCCAGCTCGTGATCATCCCCATCATGCTCGGCACCCTGATCATGGCGGGTGCGGCGCCCACTGCATTCGGCGAGGATGGCATGATCTTCGCCGCCACATACGTGATCATCCAGGTCGGCCGGGCCCTCTTCGTCACGTCGGCGCTGCGCCGCCGGCCGGAGGTGGCGATCGGCTCGCTGCAGCAGCTCATCTGGAACTGCTTCGCAGGAGTGCTGTGGATCGCGGGCGCACTGACCGAGGGCACCCCTCGGGTGGTGATCTGGCTCCTCGCGGCGGTCCTTGGCTACACCATGAGCCGGCTGGACTTCCGGCTGCCCAAGCTCGGCCCGGCCCGGATCACCGCACAGGCCGTCTCCGCGGAGCATCTCGCCGAGCGCTACCAGCAAATCATGATCATCGCGTTTGGTGAGTCGATCCTGGCAGCAGGCGGGCAGTTCGCCGCGTTCGGGTTCGAGCGGGATCGAGTGATCGCGTTCGTCCTGGCGTTCACCATCACCGCGCTGCTATGGCGGATCTACTTCTACCGTGCGGGCCTGCTCCTCCCGGCTGTGATCGCGGCCAGCGCCGCGCCGGCATTCTTCAGCCGGTCCGCCTCGTATGCCCATCTCGTCATGGCCGGCGGCATCGTACTCAGCTCGGTTGGCGACGAGATCATCATCAACCACCCGTTCGCCGAGGCCAACCTGGTCTGGTCTGCCGTCATTCTCTGCGGGCCCGCGATCTACCTGGCCGGCCGTGCCCGACTCGACTACCTGTCGTTCAGCAAGGTCGCCGTGTCCCGAGTGATCGGTCTACTCCTGCTCGTCGTCCTGTCACCCGTGGTGGCGTTCCTGCCACCGGTCCTGATCGCCGTCGTGGCCGTTGTCATCCTCACCGCGATCGCCACCTCGGACACCATCTCCTGGCGCTTCCGCCCGAGCAAACCGAAGCCGCCGCCGCCCGGCGGACCGTACCGACGCCGGTAG
- a CDS encoding cupin domain-containing protein, translating to MSLITPDFDESVIVRAADAEVVGRAPTTIRLLADSSATGGALSTQRVTLHDGADGARPHHHANSAELFYLLDGTAQLLSGDQVVTAERGDLVIVPPGLAHAFAAAPGENADILIVITPGVERFEYFRHLERIAYGKVPPESLLEVQELYDTYFRSSAAWEAARR from the coding sequence ATGTCCCTGATCACGCCCGACTTCGACGAGTCCGTCATCGTCCGCGCGGCCGACGCCGAGGTGGTGGGCCGGGCACCGACCACCATCCGGCTGCTCGCCGACAGCAGCGCCACCGGTGGCGCGCTCTCCACCCAGCGGGTCACCCTGCACGACGGCGCGGACGGTGCCCGGCCGCACCACCACGCCAACTCCGCCGAGCTGTTCTACCTGCTGGACGGCACCGCGCAACTGCTCTCCGGCGACCAGGTGGTCACCGCCGAACGCGGCGACCTGGTCATCGTGCCGCCCGGCCTGGCGCACGCGTTCGCCGCCGCCCCGGGCGAGAACGCCGACATCCTCATCGTCATCACGCCCGGCGTCGAGCGGTTCGAGTACTTCCGCCACCTGGAGCGGATCGCGTACGGGAAGGTGCCGCCGGAGAGCCTGCTGGAGGTGCAGGAGCTCTACGACACGTACTTCCGTAGCAGCGCCGCCTGGGAGGCCGCCCGCCGCTGA